One genomic window of Jatrophihabitans sp. includes the following:
- the miaB gene encoding tRNA (N6-isopentenyl adenosine(37)-C2)-methylthiotransferase MiaB — protein MNAAPGTESRADLTGLPSAGDPCAGDPRAGDSGAGDLATGPTYAIRTYGCQMNVHDSERLSGLLERAGYRRAADQSGREADLVVFNTCAVRENADNRLYGNLSQLAPVKTARPGMQIAVGGCLAQKDQAAVLQKAPWVDVVFGTHNLASLPVLLERARHNGEAQVEILDALANFPSDLPSRRDSAFSAWVSISVGCDNSCTFCIVPSLRGKETDRRPGDVLAEIEALVAEGVTEITLLGQNVNSYGRSFGDALAFGKLLRACGRVEGLDRVRFTSPHPRDFTDDVIAAMAETPNVCPQLHMPMQSGSDAVLRSMRRSYRQARYLDIIDRVRAAMPHAAITTDIIVGFPGETEQDFEQTLDAVRRARFASAFTFQYSPRPGTPAATMPDQIPKAVVQQRYDRLIELQEQISWDDNKRLVGADVEVLVSTFGGKKDAANERISGRARDGRLVHVGAGAPSPVGYQAGDVVTARVSYAAPHHLVADGGISAHQKWRGPSGLTKPAAKPATPLLSIGRRPA, from the coding sequence ATGAACGCCGCCCCCGGTACCGAGTCCCGCGCCGACCTCACCGGCCTCCCGAGTGCCGGTGACCCGTGCGCCGGTGACCCGCGTGCTGGCGACTCCGGCGCCGGTGACCTCGCCACCGGACCGACCTACGCCATCCGCACCTACGGCTGCCAGATGAACGTCCACGATTCCGAACGGTTGTCCGGGCTGCTGGAACGGGCCGGGTACCGCCGGGCTGCCGACCAGAGCGGCCGGGAGGCCGACCTGGTGGTCTTCAACACCTGCGCGGTGCGCGAGAACGCCGACAACCGGCTCTACGGAAACCTCAGCCAGCTGGCGCCGGTGAAAACCGCCCGTCCGGGCATGCAGATCGCCGTCGGCGGCTGCCTGGCGCAGAAGGACCAGGCTGCCGTGCTGCAGAAGGCGCCCTGGGTCGACGTGGTCTTCGGCACCCATAACCTGGCCAGCCTGCCGGTACTGCTCGAACGCGCCCGGCACAACGGCGAGGCCCAGGTCGAGATCCTCGACGCCCTGGCCAACTTCCCCTCCGACCTGCCCAGCCGGCGTGACTCGGCCTTCTCGGCGTGGGTGTCGATCTCGGTGGGCTGTGACAACAGCTGCACGTTCTGCATCGTGCCCAGCCTGCGCGGCAAGGAGACCGACCGGCGCCCCGGCGACGTGCTGGCCGAGATCGAGGCGCTGGTGGCCGAGGGCGTCACCGAGATCACCCTGTTGGGCCAGAACGTCAACTCCTACGGCCGCTCGTTCGGTGACGCGCTGGCCTTCGGCAAGCTGCTGCGCGCCTGCGGACGTGTCGAGGGCCTGGACCGGGTGCGTTTCACCAGCCCGCACCCCCGCGACTTCACCGATGACGTGATCGCCGCGATGGCCGAGACCCCCAATGTCTGCCCGCAGCTGCACATGCCGATGCAGTCCGGCTCGGACGCGGTGCTCAGGTCGATGCGGCGCTCCTACCGGCAGGCCCGCTACCTCGACATCATCGACAGAGTGCGCGCGGCGATGCCGCACGCGGCCATCACCACCGACATCATCGTCGGCTTTCCGGGTGAGACCGAGCAGGACTTCGAGCAGACCCTGGACGCCGTCCGGCGAGCCAGGTTCGCCAGCGCGTTCACCTTCCAGTACTCGCCGCGGCCCGGCACGCCGGCAGCGACCATGCCGGACCAGATTCCGAAGGCCGTGGTGCAGCAGCGCTACGACCGGCTGATCGAGCTGCAAGAACAGATCAGCTGGGACGACAACAAGCGGCTGGTCGGCGCCGACGTCGAGGTGCTGGTCAGCACCTTCGGCGGCAAGAAGGATGCCGCGAACGAGCGCATCTCCGGGCGGGCCCGTGACGGGCGGCTGGTGCACGTCGGCGCCGGCGCGCCGTCGCCAGTGGGGTATCAGGCCGGTGACGTGGTGACGGCCCGGGTCAGCTATGCCGCCCCGCACCACTTGGTGGCCGACGGCGGCATCTCGGCGCACCAGAAATGGCGAGGGCCCTCCGGACTCACCAAACCCGCCGCGAAACCAGCTACGCCGCTGCTGAGCATCGGCCGCCGGCCGGCCTAG
- a CDS encoding GNAT family N-acetyltransferase: MAATAKPAAPGPAAAEHGPVPGAAAEIGLATCHQEQPAPIRLRPLTVADLPLLGQWFAAAHVERWWHEPSDPARVRAEYLPCIEGSEPTHALIAELPTGPFGYAQWCRWSDYPDHARSVGADPDEAGFDYLIGSADLCGHGIGTRLIAALVGLVRDSDATVAGFVVDPEVANAASRRVLEKNGFELVAVKEIPDPDGRPIGPTAVYRRRLVSRQPARSVGDLGGS; the protein is encoded by the coding sequence ATGGCCGCCACCGCCAAGCCGGCTGCACCCGGGCCGGCCGCCGCCGAACACGGCCCGGTCCCAGGAGCTGCCGCCGAGATCGGGCTCGCCACCTGCCACCAGGAGCAACCCGCTCCTATCCGGCTGCGGCCCCTGACCGTGGCCGACCTGCCGCTGTTGGGCCAGTGGTTCGCTGCCGCGCACGTCGAGCGCTGGTGGCACGAGCCCAGCGACCCGGCGCGGGTCCGGGCCGAGTACCTGCCCTGCATCGAAGGCAGCGAACCTACGCACGCCCTGATCGCCGAGCTGCCCACCGGCCCGTTCGGCTATGCCCAGTGGTGTCGCTGGAGCGACTACCCCGACCACGCCCGGAGCGTGGGAGCCGATCCGGACGAGGCCGGCTTCGACTACCTCATCGGCTCCGCGGACCTCTGCGGCCACGGAATCGGCACCCGGCTGATCGCGGCACTGGTCGGGCTCGTCCGGGACAGCGATGCGACGGTGGCCGGCTTCGTGGTGGATCCGGAGGTCGCCAACGCCGCCTCTCGACGCGTTCTGGAGAAGAACGGGTTCGAACTGGTCGCGGTGAAGGAGATACCGGACCCGGACGGCCGCCCGATCGGGCCGACCGCGGTCTACCGGCGCCGGCTGGTCAGCCGGCAGCCCGCGAGGTCAGTGGGCGACCTCGGTGGCTCGTGA
- the rny gene encoding ribonuclease Y, with protein sequence MSHLSEFAAIAAIFVLILILGLRFLSLYAGRSGAGEATAKQAAMNGPDRVAEAEAEAESIRQRAMKDADAARRAADAEIESLRRAAQTEVAAARASGDAAKARAETAAADLIADARRTAERESQLQLTALATREQELATRAQSLDRRESELDSAVREIQARRAELEAEGAALEELRSELAAATVRHELEHTAALERVAVLTTEEAKLELLSSVEAAARRDAANLVRSIETEARAEATDRARAIVVDAVQRVASEQTTETVVSVLHLPSDEMKGRIIGREGRNIRAFESVTGVNVIIDDTPEAVLLSCFDPVRREVARITLEKLVLDGRIHPHRIEEIYETAKVEVDELCLRAARDSLAEIGITDLDERLIPTLGRLKYRTSYGQNVLGHLIETAHIAGIMASELGLETSLIKRAAFLHDIGKALTHEVEGSHAIIGADLLRKFGESEAVAHAVEAHHNEVQPKTVEAVLTQAADACSAARPGARRESLEVYVKRLERIEQIATARPGVERVFAMQSGREVRVMVLPEQVDDLAAGVIAREVAKQIEDELTYPGQIRVTVVRESRATEVAH encoded by the coding sequence GTGAGCCACTTGAGTGAGTTCGCGGCTATCGCCGCCATATTTGTGTTGATCCTCATCCTCGGTCTTCGATTCCTGTCGCTCTACGCCGGCCGCTCCGGAGCTGGCGAGGCCACCGCCAAGCAGGCGGCGATGAACGGCCCCGACCGGGTGGCCGAAGCCGAAGCTGAAGCCGAATCCATCCGGCAGCGCGCGATGAAAGACGCCGACGCCGCTCGCCGGGCCGCCGACGCCGAGATCGAATCCCTGCGCAGAGCAGCCCAGACCGAGGTGGCAGCCGCCCGAGCCAGCGGTGACGCTGCCAAGGCGCGCGCCGAGACGGCTGCCGCTGACCTGATCGCCGATGCCAGGCGCACCGCCGAGCGGGAGTCCCAGCTTCAGCTGACGGCGCTCGCGACGCGTGAGCAGGAGCTGGCGACGCGCGCGCAGAGCCTGGACCGGCGCGAGTCCGAGCTGGACTCGGCGGTGCGTGAGATCCAGGCCCGCCGGGCCGAACTCGAGGCCGAGGGCGCCGCGTTGGAGGAGTTGCGCTCCGAGCTGGCCGCGGCGACGGTCCGCCACGAGCTCGAGCACACCGCCGCTCTGGAGCGGGTGGCCGTGCTGACCACCGAAGAGGCCAAACTCGAATTGCTCAGCTCGGTCGAGGCCGCCGCCCGCCGCGACGCCGCGAACCTGGTTCGCTCGATCGAGACCGAGGCGCGCGCCGAGGCCACCGACCGGGCCCGGGCCATCGTGGTCGACGCGGTTCAGCGCGTAGCCAGCGAGCAGACCACCGAGACCGTGGTCAGCGTGTTGCACCTGCCCAGCGACGAGATGAAGGGCCGCATCATCGGCCGCGAGGGCCGCAACATCCGGGCCTTCGAGTCGGTCACCGGGGTCAATGTGATCATCGACGACACCCCCGAAGCCGTCCTGCTGTCCTGCTTCGACCCGGTTCGCCGAGAGGTCGCCCGGATCACCCTGGAAAAACTGGTGCTGGACGGCCGGATCCACCCGCACCGCATCGAAGAGATCTACGAGACGGCCAAGGTCGAGGTCGACGAGCTGTGCCTGCGAGCCGCCCGCGACTCGCTGGCCGAGATCGGCATCACCGACCTCGACGAGCGGCTGATCCCCACCCTGGGGCGGTTGAAGTACCGGACCAGCTACGGCCAGAACGTGCTGGGACACCTCATCGAGACCGCTCACATCGCCGGCATCATGGCCAGCGAGCTCGGTCTGGAGACGAGCCTGATCAAGCGGGCGGCCTTCCTGCATGACATCGGCAAGGCCCTCACCCACGAGGTGGAGGGAAGCCACGCCATCATCGGCGCGGACCTGCTGCGCAAGTTCGGCGAGAGCGAGGCGGTCGCGCATGCCGTCGAGGCCCATCACAACGAGGTGCAGCCAAAAACCGTCGAAGCCGTGTTGACCCAGGCGGCTGACGCCTGCTCGGCGGCCCGTCCCGGCGCCCGGCGCGAGTCGCTGGAGGTCTACGTCAAGCGGCTCGAGCGGATCGAGCAGATCGCCACCGCCCGCCCAGGGGTGGAGCGGGTCTTTGCCATGCAGTCCGGCCGCGAGGTTCGGGTGATGGTGCTGCCCGAGCAGGTCGATGACCTCGCCGCCGGTGTCATCGCCCGCGAGGTCGCCAAGCAGATCGAGGACGAGCTGACCTATCCCGGCCAGATCAGGGTGACCGTCGTGCGCGAGTCACGAGCCACCGAGGTCGCCCACTGA
- a CDS encoding regulatory protein RecX, with protein MARSRSAGGGAFAPPAEPSDLDARLADPDADPESAARTICLRLLTARARTRAELHQALAARGVPEQASTKVLDRLADVGLVDDHAFAGDYVSSRQRDRGLAVREISRQLRDKGVDETVITAAVSGIGPEAEAAAARQLVARKLRSMTRLAPEVKTRRLVGMLARKGYSPSMAFQVVRDAVGASGEDTGPDETAWLA; from the coding sequence ATGGCTCGCTCGCGTTCGGCGGGTGGCGGCGCCTTTGCGCCGCCCGCCGAGCCCTCCGACCTCGACGCCCGGCTAGCCGATCCCGACGCCGACCCCGAAAGTGCCGCCCGGACGATCTGCTTGCGCCTGCTGACCGCGCGCGCCCGCACCCGGGCCGAGCTGCACCAGGCGCTCGCCGCGCGCGGCGTTCCTGAGCAGGCCTCGACCAAGGTGCTGGACCGGCTGGCCGACGTCGGGTTGGTGGACGATCACGCGTTCGCCGGTGACTACGTCTCGTCCCGGCAGCGTGATCGAGGGCTGGCGGTACGAGAGATCAGCCGCCAGTTGCGGGACAAGGGCGTCGACGAGACCGTGATCACGGCCGCCGTGAGCGGGATAGGGCCCGAGGCGGAGGCGGCGGCCGCCCGGCAGTTGGTGGCGCGCAAGCTCCGCTCGATGACCCGACTGGCACCCGAGGTCAAAACGCGCCGTTTGGTGGGAATGCTGGCGCGCAAGGGTTATTCGCCGTCAATGGCCTTTCAGGTGGTTCGGGACGCTGTCGGCGCGTCAGGTGAGGACACTGGGCCCGATGAGACCGCATGGCTGGCTTGA
- the recA gene encoding recombinase RecA, whose product MAAAFDRDKALEVALGQIDKQFGKGSVMRLGERPYVPIEVIPTGSIALDIALGIGGLPRGRIVEIYGPESSGKTTVALHAVANAQAAGGVAAFIDAEHALDPEYARALGVDTDALLVSQPDTGEQALEIMDMLIRSGALDIIVVDSVAALVPRAEIEGEMGDSHVGLQARLMSQALRKITGALSNSGTTAIFINQLREKIGVMFGSPETTTGGKALKFYSSVRLDVRRIETLKDGGEAVGNRTRVKVVKNKVAPPFKQAEFDIVYGQGISREGSLIDVGVDQGIVRKSGAWYTYEGDQLGQGKENSRNFLRDNPDLAEEIEKKIKEKLGVGAQVTEVAPLPAPVDF is encoded by the coding sequence ATGGCCGCAGCATTCGACCGCGACAAGGCTCTTGAGGTCGCACTGGGTCAGATCGACAAGCAGTTCGGCAAGGGCTCGGTCATGCGGTTGGGCGAGCGGCCCTACGTGCCCATCGAGGTGATTCCGACCGGGTCGATCGCGCTGGACATCGCACTCGGCATCGGTGGCCTGCCGCGCGGCCGGATCGTGGAGATCTACGGCCCCGAGAGCTCGGGCAAGACGACCGTGGCCCTGCACGCCGTGGCCAATGCCCAGGCTGCCGGCGGGGTGGCGGCGTTCATCGACGCCGAACACGCCCTGGACCCCGAGTACGCCCGCGCGCTCGGTGTCGACACCGACGCCCTGCTGGTCAGCCAGCCCGACACCGGCGAGCAGGCGCTGGAGATCATGGACATGCTGATCCGCTCGGGCGCCCTGGACATCATCGTCGTGGACTCGGTCGCCGCGCTGGTGCCCCGCGCCGAGATCGAGGGCGAGATGGGCGACAGCCACGTGGGCCTGCAGGCGAGGTTGATGAGCCAGGCGTTGCGCAAGATCACCGGCGCGCTCAGCAACTCCGGCACCACCGCGATCTTCATCAACCAGTTGCGCGAGAAGATCGGCGTCATGTTCGGCTCGCCCGAGACCACCACCGGTGGCAAAGCGCTGAAGTTCTACTCGTCGGTGCGCCTGGACGTCCGCCGTATCGAAACCCTCAAGGACGGTGGCGAGGCGGTAGGCAACCGCACTCGGGTCAAGGTCGTCAAGAACAAGGTCGCCCCGCCGTTCAAGCAGGCGGAGTTCGACATCGTCTACGGCCAAGGAATCAGTCGTGAAGGCTCGTTGATCGACGTCGGCGTCGATCAGGGCATCGTTCGCAAGTCCGGCGCCTGGTACACCTACGAAGGCGACCAGCTAGGCCAGGGCAAGGAGAACTCCCGCAACTTCCTGCGTGACAACCCCGACCTCGCCGAGGAGATCGAGAAGAAGATCAAGGAGAAGCTCGGGGTGGGCGCGCAGGTGACCGAAGTGGCGCCGCTGCCGGCTCCGGTGGACTTCTAG
- a CDS encoding DUF3046 domain-containing protein, with protein sequence MRLSEFWQRMEARFGSTYAHSLAADYRVTALGATVNDAIARGDSPKSVWRAICQEFDVPQRLR encoded by the coding sequence GTGCGATTGAGTGAGTTCTGGCAGCGGATGGAAGCCCGGTTCGGGTCGACCTACGCCCATTCGCTGGCCGCGGACTACCGGGTGACCGCGTTGGGAGCGACCGTCAACGACGCGATCGCCCGGGGGGACTCGCCGAAGTCGGTGTGGCGCGCGATCTGCCAGGAGTTCGACGTCCCGCAGCGCCTGCGCTGA